From the Pseudomonas sp. SORT22 genome, one window contains:
- a CDS encoding DUF4398 domain-containing protein — MRTHPLFAALALLALAGCANDPAPNEQLRLSEQALEQAKAVGATDEVAELKQAEEKLARARVNMTSESYRDARMRAEQAELDARLAEARVLTVKSKEQLDLLQSRVNRLRKQLGEQR, encoded by the coding sequence GTGAGAACTCATCCATTATTCGCCGCTCTGGCACTGCTGGCCCTGGCCGGATGTGCCAATGACCCGGCCCCGAATGAACAGTTGCGCCTGTCCGAGCAGGCACTGGAGCAGGCCAAGGCGGTGGGTGCCACCGACGAAGTGGCAGAGCTGAAGCAGGCCGAAGAAAAACTGGCTCGGGCCCGAGTCAACATGACCAGCGAATCCTACCGTGACGCGCGCATGCGCGCCGAGCAGGCCGAGCTGGACGCGCGCCTGGCCGAGGCGCGGGTGCTGACGGTCAAGAGCAAGGAGCAGCTGGACTTGCTGCAATCGCGGGTCAATCGCCTGCGTAAACAGTTGGGGGAGCAGCGGTGA
- a CDS encoding transporter substrate-binding domain-containing protein encodes MGWRGQINTALVFAAVLMPLQAWAVGKCERLVATGSPDAPPYSWRDPQDPKHLMGANVDLFRQVASELGLKVEVLDSGSRSQALEEVRSGRVDLLIDSPFAVAELTTVDFVHPSLLSNEYVVWTRHDSPLVYNTLADLHEHRGSVSEKARMTPEFTAYAKSQLQLAPSQNLTQAFQKLLLGQVDYVLAGRYAGMAMAQALGMNNELIARGLPLDRPGLYLALSHNSACNDAWLRGQLAKKLTELPASGVSQAVLQRNVERWKAQMQAPLDAPKQ; translated from the coding sequence ATGGGATGGCGTGGCCAGATAAATACGGCGCTGGTGTTCGCTGCGGTGCTGATGCCGTTGCAAGCGTGGGCGGTGGGCAAGTGCGAGCGGCTGGTGGCCACCGGCAGCCCCGATGCGCCGCCGTACTCGTGGCGCGATCCGCAAGACCCCAAGCACCTGATGGGCGCCAACGTCGACCTGTTCAGGCAGGTAGCCAGCGAGCTGGGCCTGAAGGTTGAAGTCCTCGACAGCGGCAGCCGCAGCCAGGCACTGGAAGAGGTGCGCAGCGGTCGTGTCGATTTGCTGATCGATTCACCCTTCGCGGTGGCCGAGCTGACTACGGTCGACTTCGTCCATCCCTCGCTGCTGAGCAACGAATACGTGGTGTGGACTCGCCACGATTCGCCGCTGGTCTATAACACCCTGGCCGATTTGCACGAGCATCGCGGCAGCGTCTCGGAAAAAGCGCGCATGACCCCGGAATTTACTGCCTACGCCAAGAGCCAGTTGCAGCTGGCACCTTCGCAGAATCTGACCCAGGCCTTCCAGAAGTTGCTGCTCGGTCAGGTCGACTATGTGCTGGCCGGGCGCTACGCCGGGATGGCCATGGCTCAGGCCCTGGGCATGAACAACGAGCTGATTGCCCGCGGCTTGCCTCTGGATCGCCCGGGCCTGTACCTGGCGCTGTCGCATAATTCGGCATGCAATGACGCCTGGTTGCGCGGACAACTGGCAAAAAAGCTGACAGAATTGCCGGCCTCCGGCGTGTCCCAGGCGGTGCTGCAACGTAATGTCGAACGCTGGAAAGCGCAGATGCAGGCGCCGCTGGATGCCCCTAAACAGTAG
- a CDS encoding FAD-binding protein codes for MTILVIAEHENGAVAPATLNTVAAAAKIGGDIHVLVAGQNVGGVAEAAAKIAGVAKVLVADNAAYAHQLPENVAPLVAELGKGYSHVLAPATSNGKNILPRVAALLDVDQISEIISVESADTFKRPIYAGNAIATVQSNAAVKVITVRATGFDAVAAEGGSAAVEAVAAAHDAGKSAFVGEELAKSDRPELTAAKIVVSGGRGMQNGDNFKHLYALADKLGAAVGASRAAVDAGFVPNDMQVGQTGKIVAPQLYIAVGISGAIQHLAGMKDSKVIVAINKDEEAPIFQVADYGLVADLFEAIPELEKLV; via the coding sequence ATGACTATCCTGGTTATCGCTGAACACGAAAACGGTGCCGTTGCCCCGGCCACCCTGAACACTGTTGCTGCTGCCGCCAAGATCGGTGGCGACATCCATGTGCTGGTCGCAGGCCAGAACGTCGGTGGCGTCGCTGAAGCCGCGGCCAAGATCGCTGGCGTTGCCAAGGTCCTGGTTGCCGACAACGCCGCCTACGCTCACCAGCTGCCAGAAAACGTCGCGCCGCTGGTAGCCGAGCTGGGCAAGGGCTACAGCCACGTGCTGGCTCCTGCCACCTCCAACGGCAAGAACATCCTGCCGCGCGTTGCCGCGCTGCTGGACGTCGACCAGATTTCCGAGATCATCTCGGTTGAATCGGCTGACACCTTCAAGCGTCCGATCTACGCCGGTAACGCCATTGCCACCGTGCAATCGAACGCTGCCGTCAAAGTCATCACCGTCCGTGCCACCGGCTTTGACGCCGTTGCCGCTGAAGGTGGTTCGGCTGCCGTTGAAGCTGTCGCTGCTGCCCACGACGCAGGCAAATCGGCCTTCGTTGGCGAAGAGCTGGCCAAGTCCGACCGCCCTGAGCTGACCGCTGCCAAGATTGTCGTTTCCGGCGGTCGTGGCATGCAGAACGGTGACAACTTCAAGCACCTGTACGCCCTGGCCGACAAGCTCGGCGCTGCCGTCGGTGCTTCGCGCGCTGCGGTCGACGCAGGTTTCGTACCCAACGACATGCAGGTCGGTCAGACCGGCAAGATCGTTGCACCACAGCTGTACATCGCCGTCGGTATTTCCGGCGCGATCCAGCATCTGGCCGGCATGAAAGACTCCAAAGTGATCGTTGCGATCAACAAGGACGAAGAAGCGCCGATCTTCCAGGTGGCCGACTACGGCCTGGTGGCTGACCTGTTCGAAGCCATCCCTGAGCTGGAGAAGCTGGTTTAA
- a CDS encoding electron transfer flavoprotein subunit beta/FixA family protein translates to MKVLVAVKRVVDYNVKVRVKADNSGVDLANVKMSMNPFCEIAVEEAVRLKEKGVASEIVVVTVGPATAQEQLRTALALGADRAILVESAEELTSLAVAKLLKAVVDKEQPQLVILGKQAIDSDNNQTGQMLAALSGYAQGTFASKVEVAGDKVNVTREIDGGLQTVALNLPAIVTTDLRLNEPRYASLPNIMKAKKKPLETVTPDALGVSTASTNKTLKVEAPAARSAGIKVKSVAELVEKLKNEAKVI, encoded by the coding sequence ATGAAGGTTCTTGTAGCTGTCAAACGAGTGGTCGACTATAACGTCAAGGTTCGCGTCAAGGCGGACAACTCCGGCGTCGACCTTGCTAACGTCAAGATGTCCATGAACCCCTTCTGCGAAATTGCCGTAGAAGAAGCCGTGCGCCTGAAAGAGAAGGGCGTTGCGAGCGAGATCGTCGTCGTTACCGTCGGCCCGGCCACTGCCCAGGAGCAACTGCGTACTGCCCTGGCACTGGGTGCCGACCGCGCCATCCTGGTCGAATCGGCTGAAGAGCTGACTTCGCTGGCTGTGGCCAAGCTGCTCAAGGCAGTGGTCGACAAAGAACAACCGCAGTTGGTGATCCTTGGCAAGCAAGCCATCGACAGCGACAACAACCAGACCGGCCAGATGCTGGCTGCACTGAGCGGTTACGCCCAGGGCACCTTCGCCTCCAAGGTCGAGGTTGCTGGCGACAAGGTCAACGTTACCCGCGAAATCGACGGCGGCCTGCAGACCGTTGCGCTGAACCTGCCAGCCATCGTCACCACCGACCTGCGCCTGAACGAGCCGCGCTACGCGTCGCTGCCGAACATCATGAAGGCCAAGAAGAAGCCGCTGGAGACCGTTACTCCAGACGCGCTGGGCGTTTCCACCGCCTCTACCAACAAGACCCTGAAAGTCGAAGCGCCGGCTGCCCGCAGCGCCGGTATCAAGGTCAAGTCGGTTGCTGAACTGGTCGAGAAACTGAAGAACGAGGCGAAGGTAATCTAA
- a CDS encoding electron transfer flavoprotein-ubiquinone oxidoreductase — MEREYMEFDVVIVGAGPAGLSAACRLKQKAAEAGNEISVCVVEKGSEVGAHILSGAVFEPRALNELFPDWKELGAPLNTEVKRDDIYVLKDAGSSIKVPDLFVPKTMHNEGNYIISLGNLCRWLAQQAENLGVEIYPGFAAQEALFDENGVVRGIITGDLGVDREGNPKEGLYTPGMELRGKYTLFAEGCRGHIGKQLIKRFNLDSESDVQHYGIGLKEIWEIDPAKHEQGLVVHTAGWPLDVMAKENTGGSFLYHLENNQVVVGLIVDLSYSNAYLSPFDEFQRLKHHPVISQYLEGGKRISYGARALAKGGLNSLPKMVFAGGALIGCDLGTMNVAKIKGSHTAMKSGMLAADAVAEALLAGGEGGDQLNSYVTAFKASWLYDELFSSRNFGPAMHKFGPMLGAAFNYLDQNWFGGKLPFTLHDTKPDYACLKLAADSKKIDYPKPDGKLSFDKLSSVFLSSTNHEEEQPCHLKLADASIPIGTNLPLYDEPAQRYCPAGVYEVVSQEDGSKRFQINAQNCVHCKTCDIKDPSQNITWVTPEGAGGPTYPNM; from the coding sequence GTGGAACGCGAATACATGGAATTCGACGTGGTCATTGTCGGCGCTGGCCCGGCTGGCCTGTCCGCCGCCTGCCGACTGAAGCAGAAGGCCGCCGAAGCCGGTAACGAAATCAGCGTCTGCGTGGTCGAGAAAGGCTCGGAAGTCGGCGCCCACATCCTCTCCGGTGCGGTGTTCGAACCTCGCGCCCTGAACGAACTGTTCCCGGACTGGAAAGAGCTAGGCGCCCCGCTCAACACCGAAGTCAAACGCGACGACATCTATGTGCTCAAGGATGCCGGCAGCTCGATCAAGGTCCCTGACCTGTTCGTGCCCAAGACCATGCACAACGAAGGCAACTACATCATCTCTCTGGGTAACCTGTGCCGCTGGCTGGCCCAGCAGGCGGAGAACCTGGGCGTCGAGATCTACCCGGGCTTCGCCGCCCAGGAAGCCCTGTTCGACGAAAACGGCGTGGTCCGCGGGATTATCACCGGCGACCTCGGCGTCGACCGTGAAGGCAACCCGAAAGAAGGCCTGTATACCCCAGGCATGGAGCTGCGCGGCAAGTACACGCTGTTCGCCGAAGGCTGCCGTGGCCACATCGGCAAACAGCTGATCAAGCGTTTCAACCTCGACAGCGAGTCCGACGTCCAGCATTACGGCATCGGCTTGAAAGAAATCTGGGAAATCGATCCGGCCAAGCACGAACAAGGCCTGGTTGTGCACACCGCAGGCTGGCCGCTGGATGTCATGGCCAAGGAAAACACCGGTGGATCGTTCCTCTATCACCTGGAAAACAACCAGGTAGTCGTAGGTTTGATCGTCGACCTGTCCTACTCCAACGCCTACCTGTCGCCGTTTGACGAATTCCAGCGCCTGAAACACCACCCGGTGATCAGCCAGTACCTCGAAGGCGGCAAGCGCATCAGCTACGGCGCCCGCGCCCTGGCCAAAGGTGGTTTGAACTCGCTGCCGAAAATGGTCTTCGCCGGCGGCGCCCTGATCGGTTGCGATCTGGGCACCATGAACGTGGCCAAAATCAAGGGCAGCCACACCGCCATGAAATCCGGCATGCTCGCCGCCGATGCGGTGGCCGAAGCCCTGCTGGCAGGTGGTGAAGGCGGCGATCAACTCAACAGCTACGTTACAGCGTTCAAAGCCAGCTGGCTGTATGACGAGCTGTTCTCCAGCCGTAACTTCGGCCCGGCCATGCACAAGTTCGGCCCGATGCTCGGCGCGGCGTTCAACTACCTCGACCAGAACTGGTTCGGTGGCAAACTGCCGTTCACCCTGCACGACACCAAGCCGGACTACGCCTGCCTGAAGCTGGCGGCCGACTCGAAAAAAATCGACTATCCAAAACCGGATGGCAAGCTGAGCTTCGACAAGCTGAGCTCGGTATTCCTCTCCAGCACCAACCATGAAGAAGAGCAGCCGTGCCACCTGAAACTGGCTGACGCGAGCATCCCGATCGGCACCAACCTGCCGCTGTACGACGAACCGGCCCAGCGCTACTGCCCGGCTGGCGTGTACGAAGTAGTCAGCCAGGAAGACGGCAGCAAGCGCTTCCAGATCAACGCCCAGAACTGCGTGCACTGCAAGACCTGTGACATCAAGGACCCTTCGCAGAACATTACCTGGGTCACCCCGGAAGGCGCCGGCGGCCCGACTTACCCGAACATGTAA
- a CDS encoding type II TA system antitoxin MqsA family protein, giving the protein MKCPACGAAELVSARRDLPYTYKGETTRVTDVAGDYCPACAERVLSDTESRRVSAAMLAFNRQVNAAAVDPQFIAAVRKKLALDQREAAEIFGGGVNAFSRYENGKTKPPLALVKLLKLLDRHPELFEEVRTA; this is encoded by the coding sequence ATGAAATGTCCAGCCTGTGGCGCGGCTGAGCTGGTCAGTGCCAGGCGCGATCTGCCGTACACCTACAAAGGTGAGACAACCCGGGTGACTGATGTTGCCGGGGATTACTGCCCTGCCTGCGCTGAGAGGGTGCTCAGTGATACAGAGTCGCGGCGTGTCAGTGCGGCGATGCTCGCTTTCAATCGGCAGGTCAATGCTGCGGCTGTCGACCCGCAATTTATTGCTGCCGTACGCAAGAAGCTGGCACTTGATCAGCGTGAAGCAGCGGAAATATTCGGCGGCGGGGTCAATGCATTCTCCCGTTACGAAAACGGCAAGACCAAGCCTCCCTTGGCCCTGGTCAAATTGCTCAAGCTACTTGATCGCCACCCTGAGTTGTTCGAAGAAGTCAGAACAGCCTGA
- a CDS encoding MFS transporter has protein sequence MTATDPARPLQLSRSDHKTLSLAALGGALEIYDFIIFVFFALTLSQLFFPPQMPEWLRLLQSFGIFVTGYLARPLGGILMAHFADHLGRKRVFSLSILMMALPCLLIGVMPTYADIGYAAPLILLALRILQGAAVGGEVPSAWTFVAEHAPPGRRGYALGFLQAGLTFGYLLGALTATALAQLFSPQEILDYAWRYPFLLGGVFGVIGVWLRRWLSETPVFLALRERREQPPAFPLRTVLREHRRALIPAALLTCVLTSAVVVLVVITPTVMQQRFGMSAGHTFALSSMGIVFLNIGCVLAGLLVDRIGAWRALMIYSLLLPLGIAGLYASLVAGWGWTGLAYAIAGLSCGVVGVVPSVMVGLFPAQIRVSGISFTYNIAYALWASTTPLLLIALMPWSPWVCVGFCLVMGVVGLLTALYFGAREAVPFEDEAVRC, from the coding sequence ATGACGGCCACTGACCCTGCGCGCCCGCTGCAGCTATCGCGCAGCGACCACAAGACCCTGAGCCTGGCGGCCCTGGGCGGGGCGCTGGAGATCTACGACTTCATCATATTCGTGTTCTTCGCCCTGACCCTTAGCCAGTTGTTCTTCCCACCGCAGATGCCCGAATGGCTGCGTTTGCTGCAGAGCTTCGGGATTTTTGTAACCGGTTATCTGGCGCGGCCGCTGGGCGGCATCCTGATGGCCCATTTCGCCGACCACCTGGGGCGCAAACGGGTGTTCAGCCTGAGCATCCTGATGATGGCCTTGCCGTGCCTGCTGATCGGGGTGATGCCCACCTATGCCGATATTGGCTACGCAGCGCCGCTGATCCTGCTGGCCTTGCGCATCCTTCAGGGTGCCGCGGTAGGGGGCGAGGTGCCGAGCGCCTGGACCTTCGTCGCCGAGCACGCCCCGCCCGGGCGCCGCGGCTACGCCCTGGGTTTTTTGCAGGCAGGGCTGACCTTCGGTTACCTGCTCGGCGCCCTGACCGCCACGGCGCTGGCACAGCTGTTCAGCCCCCAGGAAATCCTCGATTACGCCTGGCGCTACCCGTTCCTGCTCGGCGGCGTATTCGGCGTGATCGGCGTCTGGCTGCGCCGCTGGTTGAGCGAGACACCAGTGTTCCTGGCCTTGCGCGAGCGCCGTGAGCAGCCGCCGGCTTTCCCCTTGCGCACCGTGTTGCGTGAGCATCGCCGGGCGCTGATACCGGCAGCGCTGCTCACCTGCGTGCTGACCTCGGCGGTGGTGGTGCTGGTGGTGATCACCCCGACGGTGATGCAGCAGCGCTTCGGCATGAGTGCCGGGCACACCTTCGCCTTGAGCAGCATGGGCATTGTTTTTCTCAATATCGGTTGTGTGCTGGCCGGCTTGCTGGTGGACCGTATCGGCGCCTGGCGGGCCTTGATGATCTACAGCCTGCTGCTGCCCTTGGGCATCGCCGGCCTTTACGCCAGCCTGGTGGCTGGCTGGGGCTGGACCGGGCTGGCCTATGCCATTGCTGGCCTGTCTTGTGGCGTGGTGGGGGTGGTGCCATCGGTGATGGTCGGCTTGTTCCCGGCGCAGATTCGCGTCTCGGGCATTTCCTTTACCTACAACATTGCCTACGCCCTGTGGGCGAGCACCACGCCATTGCTGCTGATCGCCCTGATGCCGTGGAGCCCATGGGTGTGCGTGGGCTTTTGCCTGGTCATGGGTGTGGTTGGCTTGCTTACGGCACTGTACTTTGGCGCACGTGAAGCGGTGCCCTTCGAAGATGAGGCGGTGCGCTGCTGA
- a CDS encoding sigma-70 family RNA polymerase sigma factor has translation MENYYRELVSFLCARLGNRQAAEDVAHDAYIRVLERSGEDDIEHPRAFLYRTALNLVIDGHRRGLLRQSEPLEVLDSDERFFTPAPSQSMDLNQRLDLMQRALAELSQPCRESFLLRKLDGLSHPQIAERLGISRSVVEKHIVNAMKHCRLRMRQWESQ, from the coding sequence TTGGAAAACTACTATCGCGAACTGGTGAGTTTTCTCTGTGCCCGCCTGGGTAACCGGCAGGCGGCTGAAGACGTTGCCCACGATGCCTATATCCGCGTGCTCGAGCGCAGCGGTGAAGACGATATCGAGCATCCCCGGGCGTTTCTCTATCGCACCGCTCTGAATCTTGTGATCGATGGGCATCGACGTGGTTTGCTGCGCCAGTCCGAGCCGCTTGAAGTGCTCGACAGCGATGAGCGTTTCTTTACCCCCGCGCCATCCCAAAGCATGGACCTCAATCAGCGCCTGGACCTGATGCAGCGCGCCCTGGCCGAACTCAGTCAGCCTTGTCGCGAGAGTTTTCTGCTGCGCAAGCTCGACGGCCTTTCTCACCCGCAGATCGCCGAGCGCCTGGGCATCTCGCGCAGTGTGGTGGAGAAACATATTGTTAACGCCATGAAACACTGCCGGCTGCGCATGCGTCAGTGGGAATCGCAGTAA
- a CDS encoding efflux RND transporter periplasmic adaptor subunit produces MKRSPNTRRLLLCGLGLLSLGALLAWKTLPAGGDPLSTVTVTRTDIESSVTALGTLQPRRYVDVGAQASGQIRKLHVEVGDQVKEGQLLVEIDPSTQQAKLDAGRFSIDNLKAQLDEQKAQYQLAEQQFKRQRNLAAGGATREEDVQSAQAQLKVTQARIDMYRAQIRQAQASLRSDEAELGYTRIYAPMAGTVVAVDAREGQTLNAQQQTPLILRIAKLSPMTVWAQVSEADIGHVKPGMSAYFTTLAGGKRRWTSSVRQILPVPPKPLDQSSQGGGSPASASGSGASSKVVLYTVLLDVDNPDNALMAEMTTQVFFVAGRASKVLTVPVAALDDHADGNDLRIAQVLDSKGKVNQRQVRTGLSDRLRVQVLDGLAEGERLLIGAPAASGG; encoded by the coding sequence ATGAAACGCTCACCGAATACTCGTCGCCTGCTGTTGTGTGGCCTCGGCCTGCTCAGCCTGGGCGCCCTGCTCGCCTGGAAAACCCTGCCCGCCGGTGGCGACCCGTTGAGCACCGTTACCGTGACCCGTACCGACATCGAAAGCAGCGTCACGGCCCTGGGTACCTTGCAGCCGCGGCGTTATGTGGACGTGGGTGCCCAGGCCTCCGGGCAGATCCGCAAACTGCACGTCGAGGTGGGAGATCAGGTCAAGGAAGGTCAGTTGCTGGTTGAGATCGACCCCTCCACGCAGCAGGCAAAGCTTGATGCCGGGCGTTTCTCGATCGACAACCTCAAGGCCCAGCTGGATGAGCAGAAGGCTCAGTACCAACTGGCCGAGCAACAGTTCAAGCGCCAGCGCAACCTGGCCGCCGGCGGCGCCACCCGCGAGGAAGACGTGCAAAGCGCCCAGGCCCAGCTGAAGGTCACCCAGGCGCGCATCGACATGTACCGCGCACAGATTCGCCAGGCCCAGGCGAGCCTGCGCAGCGACGAGGCTGAGCTGGGTTACACGCGCATATATGCACCGATGGCCGGCACCGTGGTCGCCGTCGATGCCCGCGAAGGCCAGACCCTTAACGCCCAACAGCAAACCCCGCTGATCCTGCGCATCGCCAAGTTGTCGCCAATGACCGTCTGGGCCCAGGTGTCCGAGGCCGATATCGGCCATGTCAAACCGGGCATGAGCGCCTACTTCACCACCCTGGCCGGCGGCAAGCGCCGCTGGACCAGCAGTGTGCGGCAAATTCTGCCGGTGCCGCCCAAACCCCTCGATCAATCCAGCCAGGGCGGTGGCAGCCCGGCCAGCGCCAGTGGTAGCGGCGCCAGCAGCAAAGTGGTGCTCTATACCGTACTGCTGGATGTCGATAACCCGGACAACGCCCTGATGGCAGAGATGACCACCCAGGTGTTCTTCGTTGCCGGGCGTGCCAGCAAGGTGCTCACCGTACCGGTGGCAGCCCTGGATGATCATGCCGACGGCAATGACCTGCGCATTGCCCAGGTGCTCGACAGCAAGGGCAAGGTCAACCAGCGCCAGGTCCGCACCGGCCTCAGCGACCGCTTGCGGGTGCAGGTGCTCGACGGCCTTGCCGAGGGCGAGCGCCTGCTGATCGGCGCACCTGCCGCAAGCGGGGGTTGA
- a CDS encoding MacB family efflux pump subunit, with amino-acid sequence MSTPLIELRDIRKSYGGVDTPKVEVVRGISLAIHPGEFVAIVGASGSGKSTLMNILGCLDRPTSGNYYFAGKDVADLDSDELAWLRREAFGFVFQGYHLIASGSAQENVEMPAIYAGTPAAERHARAAALLERLGLASRTGNRPHQLSGGQQQRVSIARALMNGGHIILADEPTGALDSQSGAEVMALLDELASQGHVVILITHDREVAARAKRVIEIRDGLVLSDSAEQSAAPAASAPGLQAEDLRQRLNLGATASGAWKGELVEALQAAWRIMWINRFRTALTLLGIVIGVASVVVMLAVGEGSKRQVMAQMAAFGSNILYLSGSAPTLREPAGVITLDDVAAVSSLPQVKMIMPVIGNSLMVRYGNNNQQFYVGGNNTHFSEIFNWPVVEGSFFTEADEQSAAAVAVIGQKVREKLFGAGNDPIGQYILVENVPFQVVGILAGKGASSGDQDSDERIVVPYSAAAIRLFGSRNPEYVTIAAADSRRVADTEAAIDHLMRKLHNGKHDYELTNDAALIQAEARTQNTLSLMLGSIAAISLLVGGIGVMNIMLMTVRERTREIGIRMATGARQRDILRQFLSEAVLLSMVGGVTGIALALLIGGVLLLADIAVAFSLPAVLGAFACAVVTGVVFGFMPARKAARLDPVKALTSE; translated from the coding sequence ATGTCCACGCCCCTGATCGAACTGCGCGACATCCGCAAATCCTACGGTGGTGTCGATACGCCCAAGGTCGAGGTGGTCCGCGGCATCAGCCTGGCCATCCATCCCGGCGAGTTCGTCGCCATTGTCGGCGCCTCCGGCTCCGGCAAGTCGACGCTGATGAACATCCTCGGCTGCCTTGATCGTCCGACCTCAGGCAACTACTACTTCGCCGGCAAGGACGTCGCCGACCTCGACAGCGACGAGCTGGCCTGGTTGCGCCGTGAAGCCTTCGGCTTCGTGTTCCAGGGCTATCACCTGATCGCTTCGGGCTCGGCCCAGGAAAACGTCGAGATGCCGGCCATCTATGCTGGCACCCCCGCCGCCGAACGCCATGCCCGCGCCGCCGCCTTGCTCGAACGCCTGGGCCTGGCCAGCCGCACCGGCAACCGCCCGCACCAGTTGTCTGGCGGCCAGCAACAGCGGGTGTCGATCGCCCGCGCCTTGATGAACGGCGGACACATCATCCTCGCCGACGAACCGACCGGGGCACTGGACAGCCAGAGCGGCGCCGAAGTCATGGCCCTGCTCGACGAACTGGCCAGCCAGGGCCACGTGGTGATCCTGATTACCCACGACCGCGAAGTCGCGGCGCGGGCCAAGCGGGTCATCGAGATTCGTGACGGCCTGGTGCTCAGTGATTCGGCAGAGCAATCTGCTGCTCCCGCCGCCAGCGCTCCCGGCCTGCAAGCCGAAGACCTGCGCCAGCGCCTGAACCTCGGCGCCACTGCCAGCGGCGCCTGGAAAGGCGAGCTGGTCGAAGCCCTGCAGGCGGCCTGGCGGATCATGTGGATCAACCGTTTCCGCACCGCCCTGACCCTGCTCGGGATCGTCATCGGCGTGGCTTCGGTAGTGGTCATGCTGGCCGTCGGCGAAGGCAGCAAGCGCCAGGTCATGGCGCAGATGGCAGCCTTCGGCTCGAACATCCTGTACCTGAGCGGCAGCGCCCCGACACTGCGTGAACCGGCCGGGGTCATCACCCTCGACGATGTCGCCGCAGTATCCAGCCTGCCGCAGGTGAAGATGATCATGCCGGTGATCGGCAACTCGCTGATGGTGCGCTACGGCAACAATAACCAGCAGTTCTATGTGGGTGGCAACAACACCCACTTCAGCGAAATCTTCAATTGGCCGGTGGTCGAAGGCAGCTTCTTCACCGAGGCCGATGAACAGAGCGCGGCAGCCGTGGCGGTCATCGGCCAGAAGGTGCGGGAGAAACTATTTGGAGCCGGTAACGACCCCATCGGCCAGTACATCCTGGTCGAAAACGTGCCCTTCCAGGTGGTCGGCATTCTCGCCGGCAAAGGCGCAAGCTCGGGCGACCAGGACAGCGACGAGCGCATCGTGGTGCCCTACTCGGCCGCCGCCATCCGCCTGTTCGGCAGCCGCAACCCGGAGTACGTGACCATCGCCGCCGCCGACTCACGGCGCGTGGCCGACACGGAAGCGGCCATCGACCACCTGATGCGCAAGCTTCACAACGGCAAGCACGACTATGAACTGACCAACGACGCGGCGCTGATCCAGGCCGAAGCGCGCACGCAGAATACCCTGTCGCTGATGCTCGGCTCGATCGCCGCGATCTCGCTGCTGGTCGGCGGTATCGGGGTGATGAACATCATGCTGATGACGGTGCGCGAGCGTACCCGCGAGATCGGCATCCGCATGGCCACTGGCGCCCGCCAGCGCGACATCCTGCGCCAGTTTCTCAGCGAAGCGGTGCTGCTGTCGATGGTCGGCGGGGTCACCGGCATTGCCCTGGCCCTGTTGATTGGCGGCGTGTTGCTGCTGGCCGATATTGCCGTGGCCTTCTCCTTGCCTGCCGTGCTTGGCGCCTTTGCCTGCGCGGTGGTCACCGGCGTGGTGTTCGGCTTCATGCCCGCGCGCAAAGCCGCCCGCCTCGACCCGGTCAAAGCCCTTACCAGCGAATAA